DNA sequence from the Selenomonas timonae genome:
AGGCGGGATGAAGTGCGCGCAGTACCTCGATAGAAAGCCCACCTTCGCAGCGCGCCCGACTGTATTCCGCGCGCGCAAGTGCGGCGAGCAAATCGTCCTCCTCCGCCGCAAGGGCAGAGAGTCGCGTGAGCGCATCCCCCACGGCGGGGTTATACTGCGCGCGAAGCGCGGGCAGGAGTTCATGACGTATGCGATTACGCCACACATCCAAGGCATCATTTGTCGCATCGTGACGCGGCAACAGCCCACGCTCTTCCGCATACGCCTCGATTGCGGCGCGCGTGAGGGAGAGAAGCGGGCGCAAATGCAGCCCGTCAAAGACGCGCATCGCCGCGAGCCCCGCAGGCCCCGTCCCGCGCAGGATGCGCAGGAGTACGGTCTCTGCGAGATCGTCCGCATGATGCGCGAGCACAATCGCATCCGCATCATGCTCCTTGGCTGCGCGATGCAGGAAGTCATAGCGGCAGATGCGCGCCGCCATCTCAATCGAGATCTTATGCGTGCGCGCATAGGCAGGCACGGCACCCGACTCACATACGAACGGAAGCGCACGCGCCGCACAGAATTCCTTGACAAAGCGCGCATCCGCACGGGACGCCGCACCGCGAATGCCATGTTCATAGTGGGCGGCAATGACACGCGCACCGCCCGCGCTGTGCAGACGCTCCAACGCATCCAGCAGGGCAAGCGAGTCCGTTCCGCCCGAGCATGCAACAAGCAGCGTACGCGCCGCATTGAAAAAATCATGTGCGCGCAGAATACCTTCGAGATTTTTCAGCAAGATATGCTCCCGATATAAAAAAGGGCACTCCAAACGGAGTGCCCTTTTCCCTCTTCTATGACTGTATGCTGCTGCAGAAGAGCGCACACATTCCATCCAATATCAGCACATCCCTGTCTCAGCCACGGCGCGATCCGCGTCCGCCGCGCTTGGAATCCGTCTTGCGGCGCAGATCGGTCAGCCGTTCATCACTGTCCTTCAGGAAGCGCGACAGCTTGTCCTCGAAGGAAGGAGAGCCGATCTGCCGCGAGGCAGCCGTGCGCCGCATATCACGTGGGGGGCGCGGCGGACGTGCAGGAGCTGCAGACGGCTGTGCCGGGGCTGCCGCCTTATCCTGAAGCGCCTTGATCGATAGTCCGATCTTGCCGCGGTCGTCCACGGTGAGCACCTTGACCTTGACCGTATCGCGTTCTCTGAGGAAATCGTGCACATCATTCACATAGACATCGGCAACCTCTGAGATGTGGATCAGTCCCGTCTTTCCCTCGGGGAGCTCGACAAAGGCGCCAAAATTCGTGATGCCCGTCACGACGCCCTCTACTACACTGCCAACTTCGATGGCCAATACAACTCTTCCCTTCAACTACAAACCGTCGGGGTCGTCCCCCATATTTATTTGACCCGTTTATTATACAGGGCAAATACATCCTGTGTCAAGAAATTCAGGTGCGCATCGGAGCCATTGTACGGCGTTTTCACAGATATGGAGTCAATTGTTGTTGGAACGCTTTCCTGGCGCATAGGGAAGCTCCCCCGCCCCCGTCATGCCCAGCTCTTCACGCGCCAGCTTCTCAATATAGGGGAGTTCGCCCAGACGCTCCTTCTCAGCGCGCAGACGGTCATTCTCTTCCTGCGCCGCCGTGAGGCGCTCCGTTGCAAGACGCTGATCCTCATACACATGGGAGAGGTAGAATCCCTGTGATACGATCATCGAGCCAAAATAGGCCAGAATGAGAAGGAGTGCGATCATAAACCAGCGCGGTCTCCTATGCGTCCTTCTCCTTGCCATGCGTATGCCCCCTCTTCCTTGTCAGCATTTCCATCAGAATCTTGGCCACGCGCTGTGCTGCATCCTCACATGCACAGTCACCTGCCGCCCGCCGCATCTCCGAAATCCGATGCGCAAGGATCTCCTCCACCGCAGGCGCCATGCGCTCCCCTGGGTGCAGCCATACGGCGGCTCCACGCCGCGTCGCATAGACGGCGTTCTCTGTCTCAGGACCTGGAATCGGATCGTGCAGGAGGAGCGGCAGCCCCGCTGCAAATGCCTCACTAATCGTGAGACCTCCAGGCTTCGTGATAAGGAGGTCTGCCGCCCGCATGAGCACAGGCACCTCATCGGTATAGGCAAAGACGCGGATCACATGCCGCGATGTCTCAGCCACACGACGCGCATGTGCCTCGAGCACCTCATTGTGCCCCGCAGCAACGAGGATGGCAAGCCGTCGCTCAAGCGTCTCAAGTGCCACAAGCGTGCGATCCATGCCGCCGAGTCCGAGTCCTCCGCCCATGAGAAGAACGGTCGGCAGTCCTCCATGCAGGCCTACCCGCTCCTGTGCCTCCATCTGTCTCAGCGCATAATCCGCCCGCGCAATCGGTATGCCGCTCGCCTCTACCGTGCGAGGAGCAAATCCTCGCTCTGCCATCTCCGCCGCCATCGCCTCCGTTGCGACAAAGTACTGATCTACGCCGCGCACAAGCCAGATTGCATGCAGCGCATAGTCCGTCAGGAGTGCCGCCAATGCGTAGGAGCCTCCATATCGCGTGCGCCAGAGCGCCGCAGCCCCCTCGGGAAAGGGATGCGTCGCGATGACGAGATCCGGCTCATAACGCCGCACGATCCGTCCCATCGTGCGCACCATCACCTGCGCAAATGCGCCGCGCACAATACCGCCGCTCGCCTTCTTTCCCGCAATGCGGAAGAACACATCATAGAGATCCGGGACGAAGCGCAGCATCGTGAGATAGATGCGCTTCATGAGGTAGTGAATTGTGGAAACTTCACGCGCCATAAAATCGACAACATCCACCTGTATAGCATCTGCCTGCGGGTGCGCCGCGAGCGCTGCACGGATTGCCTCGGCTGCGCGCGTGTGTCCGGACCCGATGGACGCTGTCAGGATGAGAATACGGGCACGCTCCATCCTCCACCTCCTCACAGAACCACGATTATTGTATCACAATTTTCAACGATGGACAAAATTTTTTTACGCTGTGAGACCACCGTCGACACAGTAAACGCTCCCCGTCACCCAACCTGCTGCGGGTGAGGCGAGAAATGCGATTACAGCAGCGGCTTCGCAGGGCGTTCCGATGCGTCCGAGCGGATAGACTGACGCCATCTCCCGCAGTTGCTCCTCACGGGCACGCTGCGATGAGAGCTGACGCTCCGTGAGCGGCGTCAGGATATCGGCAGGAGCAACGGCATTCACGCGCACCTGATCGCCTGCAAGGTCGAGCGCAAGTGAGCGTGTAAAGGCGATGACCGCCCCTTTCGTCGCCGCATATGCCGCGCAGAAATAATTCCCGTGCAGTCCCGCATCCGAGGCTACATTCACGATATTGCCCAGCGTGCTCCGCAGATGCGGCAGCGTCGCCTGCGTCAGATGGAATGTCCCCTTGACATTCGTCGCAATCAAGTCATCTAGGGTCTCCTCCGTGAGATCATCCAGCGCACCTTCTACGTAGATCCCGGCAGAGTTCACGAGGATATCGATGTCGCCAAACACGTGCACTGTCTCCTCTGCCGCACGATGGCAGTCCTCCGTGCGGCGCACATCAGAGCGCGTAAATTGCGCCCGCTCCCCCGCCGAAAGCTGTGCAAGCGCCGTCTGACCACGCGCCGCATCGCGCCCCACGAGCATGACCGATGCCCCGCCCGCAAGAAAGATCTCTGCCGCAGCCAGCCCGATGCCCGAGGTGCCGCCCGAGATCAGTGCCGTTTTTCCCACGAAGGCATCCCGTGTAAAAATATTCTGTTCCATATCCGTCCGATCAAAAGAAAAACCGGACTCCCAACGGAAGTCCGGTCTCACGTTCAAGAGAAAACTTAGTTCACAGAATCCTTCAGAGCCTTGCCAGCCTTGAACACAGGCGTCTTCGAGGCCGGAATGTTGATCTCCTTGCCCGTCCGAGGGTTGCGCCCCTTGCGTGCCTTACGATCCTTCACCTCGAAGGTACCGAAGCCGATCAGCTGAATCCTGTCACCCTCGGAAAGCGCATTCTTGACTGCCTCAAAAACGGCGTTGACCGCCTTCTCTGCGTCCTTCTTCGTCAGACCTGCCTGCTCTGCTACGTTTGCGACCAATTCCTGCTTGTTCAAAGTAGCATCCTCCTTTAGATATTTTCCATTTTCCTAGCGACCACAAGGGGTCGCGCTGTCATGAGAGAATTTAACAGAATTACTTCGAAAAATCAAGGGGAAAATCAAAAAAAACCGCTTTTTTCCCTAAAAATACACGTTTTTTTATCCATTTTCCCAAAAACCAGGGGTGTATGGAATAAAAAGTGTGGTCAGATGATCAATATCTTCCTGCCAATCAAGTTCAAAAAGTGGGATGCGCTGCACGCGCTCATCGGGCAGTGCAAGATGATGAAGATAGATGACCTCCTGCGTATCTGGGAAGTGCTCCATCAGGAGGATCTTCAGATCAGACGCCAGCTCACGTGAATAGAGCTGTGTGATGATGAGATTCTGTGCAGGTGGCGCAGCAACAGCCTCCTCATCCATCGCATCCACAATGGAGAGCCCGTTCACGGGATCGAGCTCGAGTGCAGCAAAAAGCGGCTCCAAAAAGCTCATCGCAGGCAGGATCTCGAGAGGCACCCCCGCCTCCATCGTGCGCTCGCGCAGAAGCTGTACCGTGCGCTCAGCGACAAAGGGGCTGCCTGGAACGAGATAGAGCACATCCATCGTGCGTGCACGCGCCATCAAATCATCCACAATTGACGCGTACAGTTCATCAAAATCGTCGGCTTCCTCGTAGAGATGGTCATACGTCTCGTAAGAAATCCCCGCTGCATCGAGCACTTCCACCGTCGGATGAATGCGCGTGCGCAGGATAATGTGCTGCGCCGCCTCGATGCGCGCCCATGTCGCGCGCGTGATAAGCCCCGCATCCCCGGGACCAAGTCCCGCCACTGTCAGTTTATATTCTGCCATATCTCACTCTCCACTTGCCATCTGCACAATCTCCAGTGCCGTATCCAATATCTCCCTGCGCTCCTTCGGCTGCAAGCGAATGCGGTAGCCATCTCCCTCCGGCAGGGGCCCAACACGCCGCCCAAAGGCGCGGTCAAGGCGCATGAGCGCGGGCAGGGGCAGCTTCTCTCCCTCGGGCAGTGCGATATCCAGAGCCTCCCCCTTAGCCGCAATGCTGCGCGCGCCAAAGCTGCGCGCATAGTTCTTGATGCGCGCGATGTCGAGGAGTGCGAGCACAGGTGCTGTCGGCTCGCCGAAGCGGTCGATCAGCTCGTCGAGCAGTGCATCCAGATCCTCATTCGTACGGACAGCGGCAATCTTCTGATAGATCTCGATCTTGTGCATCGCATCATCGATGTAGCCGCCGTCGAGATAGGCCTCCACGGGCAGATCGATGACCGTCTCCACGGGCGGCGGCACAGGTGCCTCACCGCGCTTGCGCGCAACAGCTTCCTCGAGCAGCTTGACATACATCTCAAAGCCGACGCCTGCGATATGCCCATGCTGCTGTGCTCCAAGCAGACTACCCGCCCCGCGAATCTCGAGATCGCGCATGGCGATCTTAAAGCCCGAGCCAAGCTGGGCGAACTCCTTCATCGCCTGCAGACGTTTCTCCGCTGTCTCGCTGAGTACCTTGTCGCGTCGATACGTAAAGTAGGCAAACGCCATCTTTGCCGAACGCCCCACACGCCCGCGCATCTGATAAAGCTGCGAGAGCCCAAAGCGATCAGCATCGTAGATGATGATCGTATTCGCATTTGCCACGTCGATGCCGTTCTCGATGATACTCGTTGCGAGCAGGATGTCATAATGTCCCTCGTAGAAGTCCATCATGACCTGCTCGAGCACGTCTTCGTTCATCTGCCCGTGTGCCGAGGCAATGCGCGCCTCGGGCACGAGACGCAGCAGATGCTCGCGCATGCGGTCGATGCTCTCCACGCGGTTGTAGATGAAATAGATCTGCCCCCCGCGCGCAAGCTCGCGTTCGATCGCGCCACGCATCATTGCATCGCTGCTCTCCACAACGTAGGACTGCACGGGCAGACGGTCGGCGGGCGGCGTCTCGATGATGCTCATGTCGCGCGCTCCCGCGAGCGACATATGCAGCGTGCGCGGAATCGGCGTCGCCGAGAGCGTCAGCACATCGACCCCCGCCGCGAACTCCTTGATCTTCTCCTTCTGCGTGACGCCGAAGCGCTGCTCCTCATCCACGATCAGGAGACCGAGGTTCTGGAAGCGCACGCGCTTCCGATTGAGGATCGCGTGCGTCCCGATGAGGATGTCCACGCGCCCGCGTGCCACCTCGTGCAGGGTTGCAGCCTGTTCACGCACGGAGCGGAAGCGGCAGACCACGTCCACCTTCGGCGCGAACTCGGCAAAGCGCGCAGCAAAGGTCTGGTAGTGCTGCTGGGCAAGCACCGTCGTCGGCACGAGCACGGCGACCTGAAAGCCGTCCATTGCTGCCTTGAACGCCGCACGCACGGCGACCTCTGTCTTGCCAAAGCCCACGTCCCCGCAGAGCAGGCGATCCATGGGCTTCTCGCTCTCCATGTCGCGCTTAATCTCTGCAACGGCGCGCAGCTGATCTGCCGTCTCCTCGTAGGGGAACGCCTCCTCGAACTCGCGCTGACCTGCATCGTCGGGTGTGAAGGCATGCCCCTTCGCGAGCTGGCGCGCGCTGTAGATCTCGAGCAGATGGTCGGCAATATCCTCCACGGACTTCTGCGCCTTTGCGCGCGCACGCGCCCAGTCCGCCGTACCCATGCGGTGCAGGCGTGGCGCTGCGCCCTCCGAGCCGATGTACTTTTGCAGGAGGCCGACCTGATCTGTCGGCACGAAGAGCTTGTCGTCTCCGCCGTACTGAATGCGCAGGTAGTCGCGGTGCACACCTGCCACCTCGAGCGTCTCCACCCCGAGGTACTTCCCAATGCCGTGTGATACATGGACAACGTAGTCGCCGGGCGCAATCTCGCGAAAGTGACGGATGCGCTCCCCTGCCGACGGTGTGCGCCGCAGCTTTGCCTTGTGGCGCCCAAAGATATCCTGCTCCGTAAGAACCGCAATCTTCGCCGCGCTCAGTTCAAAGCCCGCGCGCAATGCCCCCGAGGTCACGACTACCGCATCCCTGACCTCCTCACCCTCCCTGCGAAGAACAATTGCAGGGATCTTCCATCCCGTCAGCATATCGCGGACGAGATTCGCCCGCTCCACGCCGCCTGCGAGGACAAGCACTCTTGTCCCATCCGCAAGATAACGGCGCAGTTCACTCTCGAGGAGGGCGAATTGACGCTGAAATGCCGTCATCGGCACCATGTGGAAGCCGACAAGGGTCGTCGGTGCACAGGCGGGATAGGAGCGGCTCATCAGTGCGGCAAACACTTCGTGTCCCGCCGCGCCCGCCACAACCAGCTCCTCCCACGAGAAGAGGCGCGCGGCGCGTATGTCATCCTCCTGCGCAGCGTCCGAAAGCGCTGCACTCAGACGGGATGGCTCATCGAGCAGCGTGATTCCCTCTCGTCCGAGATACGTCAAAAAGCACGCCTCCCCCTCATCATCCGCTGCACGCAGCGGCATGACGGAAGCCGTGCCGATATTTTTGATGGAGCGCTTTGTCAAAGGATCATACTCGCGCATAGAGTCGATCTCCGCGTCGAAGAATTCGATGCGGATGGGAGAGAGCGCGTTGATGGGAAAGATGTCGACGATGCCGCCGCGCACGCTGAACTGCCCAACGTGCTCCACCTCGGCCGCGTGCTCATAGCCGAGCGCAGTCAGGCGCTCGAGCAGCGTATCGCGCGGCAGTTCCTCACCGAGGCGCAGGGAGAGCGCAGCGCGCGAAAACTCTGCCGTACTGAGCCCCTTCTGTGCCGCCGCCCCGATATCCGCGAGCACAATGATCGGCTCATGGCGCAGGAGCCGGGCGAGAATGTTCATCCGCTGTGCCGAACGCTCGAGCCCCTTTGCCGCACCGGGTGCAGCGAAATCGATGCGATCCAGCTCGGGCAGTTCGTAGACATCCGCCTCAGGCAGGAGCGATGCCAGATCCTCCTGCCACGCGCGCAGCGCTTCGCGCCCGCTCGTCACAATGGCGAGTGGGCGCGGGGCGCTGTCATAGGCAGCAGCGACGGCAGCGTGCTTCATAGAGCCGGCAAAGCCGTGCGCAAGGATTTGCTGTGGCTCCCCGCCCAATGAATCTACCAGCTGATGCACGCCGCTGTCTGCACGCAGGATCGAAAAGAGTGCGTTCATTTGGGAGCTGCAGCGAGCGCTGCGCGCACAAAACCTGCAAAGAGCGGATGCGGATGGTTCGGCCGCGACTTGAGCTCCGGATGGAACTGAGAGGCAACGAACCACGGATGATCCGCGATCTCCACGACCTCCACGAGGCGGTTGT
Encoded proteins:
- the tilS gene encoding tRNA lysidine(34) synthetase TilS; translation: MLKNLEGILRAHDFFNAARTLLVACSGGTDSLALLDALERLHSAGGARVIAAHYEHGIRGAASRADARFVKEFCAARALPFVCESGAVPAYARTHKISIEMAARICRYDFLHRAAKEHDADAIVLAHHADDLAETVLLRILRGTGPAGLAAMRVFDGLHLRPLLSLTRAAIEAYAEERGLLPRHDATNDALDVWRNRIRHELLPALRAQYNPAVGDALTRLSALAAEEDDLLAALARAEYSRARCEGGLSIEVLRALHPALQRRVLRLFWAAETQAAQDFSYLHEERLRALLTAEGTAHAEMQGGWHAYSRYGVLALCRLPAHKDALENREILLPFTREYAIMNFQGMEFHIRCLNRMTADDWRRMEAREAVYADRMALPPLVLRTRREGDYMQLPVGRKKLKEILIDDKIPREERDTMPLIALADTHEIFWIEGGRRSTLAPVTESTHDILCISYVKETVAK
- a CDS encoding S1 domain-containing RNA-binding protein, which produces MAIEVGSVVEGVVTGITNFGAFVELPEGKTGLIHISEVADVYVNDVHDFLRERDTVKVKVLTVDDRGKIGLSIKALQDKAAAPAQPSAAPARPPRPPRDMRRTAASRQIGSPSFEDKLSRFLKDSDERLTDLRRKTDSKRGGRGSRRG
- a CDS encoding FtsB family cell division protein, which translates into the protein MIALLLILAYFGSMIVSQGFYLSHVYEDQRLATERLTAAQEENDRLRAEKERLGELPYIEKLAREELGMTGAGELPYAPGKRSNNN
- a CDS encoding MGDG synthase family glycosyltransferase, whose product is MERARILILTASIGSGHTRAAEAIRAALAAHPQADAIQVDVVDFMAREVSTIHYLMKRIYLTMLRFVPDLYDVFFRIAGKKASGGIVRGAFAQVMVRTMGRIVRRYEPDLVIATHPFPEGAAALWRTRYGGSYALAALLTDYALHAIWLVRGVDQYFVATEAMAAEMAERGFAPRTVEASGIPIARADYALRQMEAQERVGLHGGLPTVLLMGGGLGLGGMDRTLVALETLERRLAILVAAGHNEVLEAHARRVAETSRHVIRVFAYTDEVPVLMRAADLLITKPGGLTISEAFAAGLPLLLHDPIPGPETENAVYATRRGAAVWLHPGERMAPAVEEILAHRISEMRRAAGDCACEDAAQRVAKILMEMLTRKRGHTHGKEKDA
- a CDS encoding SDR family NAD(P)-dependent oxidoreductase; the encoded protein is MEQNIFTRDAFVGKTALISGGTSGIGLAAAEIFLAGGASVMLVGRDAARGQTALAQLSAGERAQFTRSDVRRTEDCHRAAEETVHVFGDIDILVNSAGIYVEGALDDLTEETLDDLIATNVKGTFHLTQATLPHLRSTLGNIVNVASDAGLHGNYFCAAYAATKGAVIAFTRSLALDLAGDQVRVNAVAPADILTPLTERQLSSQRAREEQLREMASVYPLGRIGTPCEAAAVIAFLASPAAGWVTGSVYCVDGGLTA
- a CDS encoding HU family DNA-binding protein, translating into MNKQELVANVAEQAGLTKKDAEKAVNAVFEAVKNALSEGDRIQLIGFGTFEVKDRKARKGRNPRTGKEINIPASKTPVFKAGKALKDSVN
- a CDS encoding SAM-dependent methyltransferase; protein product: MAEYKLTVAGLGPGDAGLITRATWARIEAAQHIILRTRIHPTVEVLDAAGISYETYDHLYEEADDFDELYASIVDDLMARARTMDVLYLVPGSPFVAERTVQLLRERTMEAGVPLEILPAMSFLEPLFAALELDPVNGLSIVDAMDEEAVAAPPAQNLIITQLYSRELASDLKILLMEHFPDTQEVIYLHHLALPDERVQRIPLFELDWQEDIDHLTTLFIPYTPGFWENG
- the mfd gene encoding transcription-repair coupling factor, translated to MNALFSILRADSGVHQLVDSLGGEPQQILAHGFAGSMKHAAVAAAYDSAPRPLAIVTSGREALRAWQEDLASLLPEADVYELPELDRIDFAAPGAAKGLERSAQRMNILARLLRHEPIIVLADIGAAAQKGLSTAEFSRAALSLRLGEELPRDTLLERLTALGYEHAAEVEHVGQFSVRGGIVDIFPINALSPIRIEFFDAEIDSMREYDPLTKRSIKNIGTASVMPLRAADDEGEACFLTYLGREGITLLDEPSRLSAALSDAAQEDDIRAARLFSWEELVVAGAAGHEVFAALMSRSYPACAPTTLVGFHMVPMTAFQRQFALLESELRRYLADGTRVLVLAGGVERANLVRDMLTGWKIPAIVLRREGEEVRDAVVVTSGALRAGFELSAAKIAVLTEQDIFGRHKAKLRRTPSAGERIRHFREIAPGDYVVHVSHGIGKYLGVETLEVAGVHRDYLRIQYGGDDKLFVPTDQVGLLQKYIGSEGAAPRLHRMGTADWARARAKAQKSVEDIADHLLEIYSARQLAKGHAFTPDDAGQREFEEAFPYEETADQLRAVAEIKRDMESEKPMDRLLCGDVGFGKTEVAVRAAFKAAMDGFQVAVLVPTTVLAQQHYQTFAARFAEFAPKVDVVCRFRSVREQAATLHEVARGRVDILIGTHAILNRKRVRFQNLGLLIVDEEQRFGVTQKEKIKEFAAGVDVLTLSATPIPRTLHMSLAGARDMSIIETPPADRLPVQSYVVESSDAMMRGAIERELARGGQIYFIYNRVESIDRMREHLLRLVPEARIASAHGQMNEDVLEQVMMDFYEGHYDILLATSIIENGIDVANANTIIIYDADRFGLSQLYQMRGRVGRSAKMAFAYFTYRRDKVLSETAEKRLQAMKEFAQLGSGFKIAMRDLEIRGAGSLLGAQQHGHIAGVGFEMYVKLLEEAVARKRGEAPVPPPVETVIDLPVEAYLDGGYIDDAMHKIEIYQKIAAVRTNEDLDALLDELIDRFGEPTAPVLALLDIARIKNYARSFGARSIAAKGEALDIALPEGEKLPLPALMRLDRAFGRRVGPLPEGDGYRIRLQPKERREILDTALEIVQMASGE